One segment of Pseudomonas sp. FP2196 DNA contains the following:
- a CDS encoding ABC transporter permease yields MDIDLLSNIFYAMVRCGTPLLLVALGELICEKSGVLNLGQEGMMLFGAVIGFIVALNSGNLWLGVLLAMLAGMLLSSLFALVALVFNANQVATGLALTIFGVGLSTFVGAAWVGKPLAGFEPMAIPYLSEIPLIGRMLFAQDLLVYLSFALFALVAWVIIKSRVGLIIQAVGENPDAASAMGLPVLTVRTLAVLFGGAMAGLAGAYLSLAYTPMWAENMTAGRGWIALALVVFASWRVWRLLLGAYLFGLASILHLVAQGLGLAIPSSLLAMLPYVATIVVLVLLSRDALRTRLYAPVSLGQPWQSGH; encoded by the coding sequence ATGGATATCGATCTGCTGAGCAATATTTTCTACGCCATGGTGCGGTGCGGTACGCCGCTGTTGTTGGTGGCGCTGGGTGAACTGATCTGCGAGAAAAGCGGCGTGCTCAACCTCGGGCAGGAAGGGATGATGCTGTTCGGCGCGGTGATCGGTTTTATCGTCGCGCTGAACAGCGGCAACCTGTGGCTCGGCGTGCTGCTGGCGATGCTCGCGGGGATGCTGCTGTCGTCGCTGTTTGCCTTGGTGGCGCTGGTGTTCAACGCCAATCAGGTGGCGACCGGTCTGGCGCTGACGATTTTTGGCGTGGGGCTGTCGACGTTTGTTGGCGCAGCGTGGGTGGGTAAACCACTGGCGGGTTTTGAGCCAATGGCGATTCCGTATTTGAGTGAAATCCCGCTGATCGGGCGGATGCTGTTTGCGCAGGATCTGCTGGTGTATCTGTCGTTTGCGCTGTTTGCGCTGGTGGCGTGGGTGATCATCAAAAGCCGTGTCGGGCTGATCATCCAAGCGGTTGGCGAGAACCCGGACGCTGCCAGTGCAATGGGATTGCCGGTGTTGACGGTGCGTACCTTGGCGGTGCTGTTTGGCGGGGCGATGGCGGGTTTGGCCGGGGCTTATCTGTCGTTGGCGTACACGCCGATGTGGGCGGAAAACATGACCGCCGGACGCGGCTGGATTGCCTTGGCACTGGTGGTGTTCGCCAGTTGGCGAGTGTGGCGGTTGTTGCTCGGGGCGTATCTGTTTGGCCTCGCCAGCATCCTGCACCTGGTGGCGCAGGGGTTGGGGCTGGCGATTCCGTCGAGCTTGCTGGCGATGCTGCCGTATGTGGCGACGATTGTGGTGCTGGTGTTGTTGTCACGCGATGCGCTACGCACGCGGTTGTATGCGCCGGTGTCGCTTGGGCAGCCTTGGCAATCAGGGCATTAG
- a CDS encoding SDR family oxidoreductase, giving the protein MSQAKNALIIGASRGLGLGLVKTLLADGWQVTATVRNPSNAEALQALGNVRIEKLDMDDQQAVIALSQHLKGETFDLLFVNAGVKGPADQTPGGATLAEVGQLFFTNAVAPINLAQRFVGQIRDGSGVLAFMSSGLGSVTVPDAPELALYKASKAALNSMTNSFVTQLGEQKLTVLSLHPGWVKTDMGGDGADIDVETSTRGLIDQVDAFAGKGGHHFINYKGETIPW; this is encoded by the coding sequence ATGTCCCAGGCAAAAAACGCACTGATCATCGGCGCCTCCCGTGGCTTGGGCCTCGGTTTGGTGAAAACCCTGCTGGCCGATGGTTGGCAAGTGACGGCCACCGTGCGCAACCCCTCGAACGCCGAGGCGCTGCAAGCACTGGGCAACGTGCGCATCGAGAAACTCGACATGGATGACCAGCAAGCGGTCATTGCTTTGAGCCAACATCTGAAGGGCGAGACGTTTGACCTGCTGTTCGTCAATGCCGGGGTCAAAGGTCCGGCAGATCAGACGCCCGGCGGCGCGACACTGGCTGAGGTCGGTCAATTGTTTTTCACCAACGCCGTGGCGCCGATCAATCTGGCCCAGCGTTTTGTCGGGCAGATTCGCGACGGCAGCGGCGTGCTGGCGTTCATGAGTTCCGGGCTGGGCAGCGTGACGGTGCCGGACGCGCCGGAACTGGCGCTGTACAAGGCAAGCAAGGCTGCGCTGAACTCGATGACCAACAGCTTCGTGACGCAATTGGGCGAGCAGAAACTGACCGTGCTGTCGCTGCATCCGGGTTGGGTGAAAACAGATATGGGCGGCGATGGTGCCGACATCGATGTGGAAACCAGCACTCGCGGTTTGATCGATCAGGTCGACGCGTTTGCCGGCAAGGGCGGGCATCACTTCATCAACTACAAGGGTGAAACCATTCCCTGGTAA
- a CDS encoding YigZ family protein, with amino-acid sequence MPFTLSGFCEYREEIRKSRFITFAAPIGSPADAQAFFEQHSDLNASHNCWAWKLGDQYRSNDDGEPGGTAGRPILAAIEAQDCDQVAVLVIRWYGGIQLGTGGLARAYGGGANKCLQTAAKVELISRVPLRCACGFAELALVKLRVADLGGLVVEENFTANGVELQLAVGEAQIELLQSQLADLSRGRILLQR; translated from the coding sequence ATGCCTTTCACCCTCAGCGGATTTTGCGAGTACCGCGAAGAGATTCGCAAAAGCCGCTTCATCACCTTCGCCGCACCGATCGGCAGCCCCGCCGACGCGCAGGCGTTCTTCGAACAGCACAGCGACTTGAACGCCTCGCACAATTGCTGGGCGTGGAAACTCGGCGATCAATATCGCAGCAATGACGACGGCGAACCCGGCGGCACGGCTGGGCGACCGATTCTGGCGGCGATCGAAGCGCAGGATTGCGATCAAGTCGCGGTGCTGGTGATCCGCTGGTATGGCGGGATTCAACTGGGCACTGGCGGTCTGGCCCGAGCCTACGGCGGCGGTGCAAACAAATGCCTGCAAACGGCGGCGAAGGTCGAGTTGATCAGCCGCGTGCCGCTCCGCTGTGCCTGTGGGTTTGCCGAGTTGGCGCTGGTGAAGTTACGGGTGGCGGATTTGGGCGGGTTGGTGGTTGAGGAAAACTTCACTGCCAATGGCGTTGAATTGCAGCTGGCGGTGGGTGAGGCGCAGATTGAATTGTTGCAGAGCCAATTGGCAGATCTGAGTCGCGGAAGGATTCTGCTGCAGCGGTGA
- a CDS encoding ABC transporter permease: MLLSLEPRGQQSRLMLWCSPLLAAALTLGCGSLLFIALGHDPLQTLHTLLIAPVSDLYGVSELLVKALPILLCALGLAVAYQARIWNIGAEGQLLLGALAGSALAVNIIDMQSRWALGLILLTGTLAGAAWAGLTAWLRTRFNANEILTSIMLNYIALNLLLFCVHGPLKDPAGFNFPESAMFGDASRLPLLMEDGRVHAGVYFALLALVAVWVLLQKSFVGFQIKVLGLDKRAAGFVGFREKRLIWLALLISGGLAGLAGVCEVTGPIGQLVPQVSPGYGYAAITVAFLGRLNPIGILFSSLLMALLYIGGESAQMSLNLPQAITQLFQGMMLFFLLACDVLILYRPRLKLRWTRRASTTAVTAGAL, from the coding sequence ATGCTGCTTTCCCTCGAACCCCGTGGCCAGCAATCGCGCCTGATGCTCTGGTGCTCGCCGTTATTGGCGGCGGCGCTGACCCTCGGTTGCGGCTCGCTGCTGTTCATCGCCCTCGGCCATGATCCGCTGCAAACCTTGCACACGTTGCTGATCGCGCCGGTCAGTGACTTGTATGGCGTGTCTGAATTACTGGTCAAAGCCCTGCCGATTCTGCTCTGTGCACTGGGGCTGGCGGTGGCGTATCAGGCGCGGATCTGGAACATCGGCGCCGAAGGTCAACTGCTGCTCGGCGCATTGGCCGGCAGTGCCTTGGCGGTGAACATCATCGATATGCAAAGCCGTTGGGCACTGGGGCTTATTCTGCTGACCGGCACCCTCGCCGGCGCTGCGTGGGCCGGGCTGACGGCGTGGCTGCGCACGCGCTTCAACGCCAACGAAATCCTCACCAGCATCATGCTCAATTACATCGCGCTGAACCTGCTGCTGTTCTGCGTGCATGGGCCGCTGAAGGACCCGGCCGGGTTCAACTTTCCCGAGTCGGCGATGTTTGGCGACGCCAGCCGTTTGCCGCTGCTGATGGAGGACGGCCGCGTGCATGCCGGGGTGTATTTTGCTCTGCTCGCACTGGTTGCGGTGTGGGTGTTGTTGCAGAAAAGCTTTGTCGGGTTCCAGATCAAAGTGCTCGGGCTGGACAAGCGTGCGGCGGGGTTTGTCGGCTTTCGCGAGAAGCGATTGATCTGGCTGGCCCTGTTGATCAGCGGTGGTTTGGCAGGGCTTGCCGGAGTGTGCGAAGTCACCGGGCCGATCGGTCAATTGGTGCCGCAGGTTTCGCCGGGGTATGGCTATGCGGCGATTACCGTGGCGTTTCTCGGGCGGCTCAATCCGATCGGGATTCTGTTCTCCAGTCTGTTGATGGCGCTGCTGTACATCGGTGGCGAGAGCGCGCAAATGAGCCTGAATCTGCCGCAAGCGATTACCCAACTGTTCCAGGGAATGATGCTGTTTTTCCTGCTGGCCTGTGACGTGCTGATTCTCTATCGACCACGACTGAAACTGCGCTGGACACGGCGCGCCTCGACCACCGCCGTAACCGCCGGAGCGCTGTGA
- a CDS encoding TetR/AcrR family transcriptional regulator: protein MTFEVPAHGGKPASRIRQKNEETILKAAEDEFARHGYKGTSMNTIAQNAGLPKANLHYYFTNKLGLYVAVLSNIIELWDSTFNTLTAEDDPAEALTRYIRAKMEFSRRQPQASRIFAMEVISGGECLTEYFNQDYRTWFTGRAAVFQAWIDAGKMDPVDPVHLIFLLWGSTQHYADFATQICRVSGRSKLTKQDMEDAGNNLIRIILKGCGLTPTI, encoded by the coding sequence ATGACCTTTGAAGTCCCCGCTCACGGCGGCAAGCCCGCCAGCCGCATTCGTCAGAAGAACGAAGAGACCATCCTCAAAGCCGCCGAAGACGAGTTTGCCCGTCACGGGTACAAAGGCACCAGCATGAACACCATCGCCCAGAATGCCGGGTTACCCAAGGCGAACCTGCATTACTACTTCACCAACAAGCTGGGTTTGTACGTGGCGGTGCTGAGCAACATCATCGAGTTGTGGGACAGCACCTTCAACACCCTCACGGCCGAGGACGATCCGGCCGAAGCGCTGACCCGCTATATTCGCGCAAAAATGGAATTCTCCCGACGCCAGCCGCAAGCCTCACGCATTTTCGCGATGGAGGTGATCAGTGGTGGCGAATGCCTGACCGAGTATTTCAATCAGGACTACCGCACCTGGTTCACCGGTCGGGCCGCCGTGTTCCAGGCGTGGATCGATGCGGGCAAAATGGACCCTGTCGATCCGGTACACCTGATCTTCCTGCTGTGGGGCAGCACTCAGCACTACGCCGACTTCGCCACGCAAATCTGCCGAGTCAGCGGTCGCAGCAAGTTGACCAAACAAGACATGGAAGACGCCGGCAACAACCTGATCCGCATCATTCTCAAAGGCTGCGGCCTCACTCCTACTATTTAA
- a CDS encoding ABC transporter ATP-binding protein gives MPSPDTTPRLHLRQISKRYPGCLANDAIDLSIAPGEIHALLGENGAGKSTLMKIIYGVTQADSGEMLWQGQRVNIRNPAQARQLGIGMVFQHFSLFETLSVAQNIALAMGAKAGTPKQLEPKIREVSRRYGMALEPERLVHSLSIGERQRVEIIRCLMQDIRLLILDEPTSVLTPQEADELFITLRRLAAEGCSILFISHKLGEVRALCHSATVLRGGRVAGHCVPAECSDQQLAQLMVGEAAALIGDYSKVSGGAAFLQVSGLNWHNPDPFGCSLSNINLQVRSGEIVGIAGVAGNGQDELLALLSGEQTLPRAEAATICFAEQSVADLRPDARRSLGLAFVPAERLGHGAVPELSLADNALLTAFQQGLVSNGLIQRGKVEALAQQIIQRFGVKTPDTQTAARSLSGGNLQKFILGREILQQPKLLIAAHPTWGVDVGAAATIHRALIALRDAGAAILVISEDLDELFQVSDRLGALCGGKISALHNTADTQLSDVGGWMAGQFDAPQQHATV, from the coding sequence ATGCCCTCCCCAGATACAACGCCGCGCCTGCACCTGCGCCAAATCAGCAAACGCTATCCCGGTTGTCTGGCCAACGACGCCATCGACCTGAGCATCGCGCCGGGGGAAATCCATGCGCTGCTCGGTGAAAACGGCGCTGGCAAAAGTACGCTGATGAAGATCATCTACGGTGTGACCCAGGCCGACTCCGGCGAGATGCTCTGGCAAGGTCAGCGGGTGAACATCCGCAACCCGGCGCAGGCGCGGCAGTTGGGGATCGGCATGGTGTTCCAGCATTTCTCGCTGTTCGAAACCCTCAGCGTGGCGCAGAACATTGCCCTGGCGATGGGTGCCAAGGCTGGGACGCCGAAACAACTTGAGCCGAAGATTCGCGAAGTCTCGCGTCGTTATGGCATGGCGCTGGAACCGGAAAGACTTGTCCACAGCCTGTCGATTGGCGAGCGGCAACGGGTGGAAATCATTCGCTGCCTGATGCAGGACATTCGCCTGCTGATCCTCGACGAACCCACCTCGGTGTTGACGCCGCAAGAGGCCGACGAACTGTTCATCACTTTGCGTCGCCTCGCCGCCGAGGGCTGCAGCATTCTGTTTATCAGCCACAAATTGGGTGAAGTCCGCGCGTTGTGCCACAGCGCCACGGTGTTGCGCGGTGGGCGCGTAGCCGGGCATTGCGTACCGGCCGAATGCTCGGATCAGCAACTGGCGCAGTTGATGGTCGGCGAAGCGGCGGCGTTGATCGGTGATTATTCAAAGGTCAGCGGCGGCGCGGCGTTTTTGCAAGTCAGTGGCTTGAACTGGCACAACCCGGACCCGTTCGGCTGCTCGCTGAGCAACATCAACTTGCAAGTGCGCAGTGGTGAAATCGTCGGCATCGCCGGGGTCGCGGGCAATGGTCAGGATGAGTTGCTCGCCCTGCTCAGCGGCGAACAAACCCTGCCGCGCGCCGAGGCGGCGACGATTTGCTTCGCAGAACAATCTGTCGCCGATTTACGCCCGGATGCGCGGCGCAGCCTCGGTCTGGCGTTCGTCCCCGCTGAACGTCTCGGCCACGGCGCGGTGCCGGAGTTGAGTCTGGCGGACAACGCCCTGCTCACAGCCTTCCAACAAGGACTGGTCAGTAACGGCCTGATCCAGCGCGGCAAGGTCGAAGCCCTCGCGCAACAAATCATTCAACGCTTCGGCGTAAAAACCCCGGACACGCAAACCGCCGCGCGCAGTCTGTCCGGCGGCAATCTGCAGAAATTCATCCTCGGCCGGGAAATCCTCCAGCAACCGAAACTGCTGATCGCCGCGCACCCGACCTGGGGCGTGGACGTCGGCGCTGCCGCCACCATTCATCGCGCGTTGATCGCGTTGCGCGATGCCGGTGCGGCGATTCTGGTGATTTCCGAAGACCTCGACGAACTGTTCCAGGTCAGCGACCGCCTCGGCGCGTTGTGCGGCGGGAAAATATCTGCACTGCACAACACGGCGGACACCCAACTGAGCGATGTAGGCGGCTGGATGGCCGGCCAGTTCGATGCCCCTCAACAACACGCCACGGTTTAA
- a CDS encoding BMP family ABC transporter substrate-binding protein, whose amino-acid sequence MQIRPLHKLLCAAIGLGISLSASAADPLKVGFVYIGPIGDHGWTYQHEQGRKALAEKLGSQITTNYVENVAEGADAERVIRNMAKDKYDLIFTTSFGYMNPTLKVAKQFPKVTFEHATGYKQDKNLGTYLARTYEGRYVGGFLAAKMTKTKKIGYVASFPIPEVIRDINAIQLALNKYNPGTEIKVVWVNSWFDPGKEADAANALIDQGVDVVFQHTDSPAPIQAAERRGVYAVGYASDMAHFGPKAVLTSIVNDWAPHYIQATQSVIDHTWKSQDYWGGLKEGTVELPISDLVPAPVKAEAEQIIADIKSGALQPFTGPIKDQAGVEKIPAGVSATTAELASMNYYVEGMKAEMPK is encoded by the coding sequence ATGCAAATACGTCCACTGCACAAACTGCTGTGCGCCGCCATCGGTCTGGGGATCAGCCTGAGCGCCAGCGCTGCCGATCCGCTGAAGGTCGGTTTCGTCTACATCGGCCCGATCGGCGACCACGGCTGGACGTATCAGCATGAACAGGGGCGCAAGGCACTGGCGGAGAAGCTCGGCTCACAGATCACCACCAACTACGTGGAGAACGTCGCCGAGGGCGCCGACGCCGAGCGGGTGATCCGCAACATGGCCAAGGACAAGTACGACCTGATCTTCACTACGTCTTTCGGCTACATGAACCCGACGCTGAAAGTCGCCAAGCAATTTCCCAAGGTGACCTTCGAACACGCCACCGGTTACAAGCAGGACAAGAACCTCGGCACCTACCTGGCCCGGACTTACGAGGGGCGCTACGTCGGCGGTTTCCTCGCGGCGAAGATGACCAAGACCAAGAAGATCGGTTATGTCGCTTCGTTCCCGATTCCGGAGGTGATCCGCGACATCAACGCCATCCAACTCGCGCTGAACAAATACAACCCCGGCACCGAGATCAAAGTGGTGTGGGTCAACTCGTGGTTCGACCCGGGCAAGGAAGCCGATGCGGCCAACGCGCTGATCGATCAGGGCGTCGATGTGGTGTTCCAGCACACCGACAGCCCGGCACCGATTCAGGCGGCCGAACGCCGTGGTGTGTATGCGGTGGGGTATGCCTCGGACATGGCGCACTTCGGGCCGAAAGCGGTGCTGACCTCGATCGTCAACGACTGGGCGCCGCACTACATTCAGGCGACGCAGAGCGTGATCGACCACACCTGGAAGTCGCAGGATTACTGGGGCGGGCTGAAGGAGGGCACGGTTGAACTGCCGATCAGCGACCTGGTGCCGGCGCCGGTGAAAGCCGAAGCCGAGCAGATCATTGCCGACATCAAGAGCGGCGCGTTGCAGCCGTTTACCGGGCCGATCAAGGATCAGGCCGGCGTGGAGAAAATCCCCGCAGGTGTGAGCGCGACCACAGCAGAACTGGCGTCGATGAACTATTACGTGGAAGGCATGAAGGCTGAGATGCCGAAGTAA
- a CDS encoding calcium:proton antiporter has product MLSILKQESFLVLALLAALVAYPLEHWMLHSGQIVALISGLVLIAFIVAASMRVAHQAELLAEKVGDPYGTMILTLAAVLVEVVILAIMMSNEASATLVRDTIYSAVMLDINGILGLAALMGGIKHGEQSYNDDSARSYSVMILTAMGVSMVVPEFIPEANWKIYSAFTIGAMVVLYALFLRMQVGPHSYFFSYSYPDKRRKKEPMEQAPKPVSLALSIGILVAGVVVIGALAEVMSKTLDLGLEGTGAPPVITAILVAAISAAPEILTALRAALANRMQSVVNIAMGASLSTVILTVPVMEAMALYTGQPFQMAMTPVQTVMIFITLIVSAINLNDGETNAIEGMTHFVLFATFIMLSLLGL; this is encoded by the coding sequence ATGCTCTCAATCCTCAAGCAAGAAAGCTTTCTGGTGCTGGCCCTGCTCGCCGCACTTGTCGCCTATCCACTGGAGCACTGGATGCTGCACAGCGGCCAGATCGTCGCGCTGATTTCCGGTCTGGTACTGATCGCCTTCATCGTCGCCGCCTCGATGCGCGTCGCCCATCAGGCCGAACTGCTCGCGGAAAAAGTCGGCGATCCCTACGGCACGATGATCCTCACCCTGGCAGCCGTGCTGGTGGAAGTGGTGATCCTGGCGATCATGATGAGCAACGAGGCTTCGGCCACACTGGTGCGTGACACGATTTATTCAGCGGTGATGCTCGACATCAACGGCATCCTCGGTCTCGCCGCGCTGATGGGCGGGATCAAGCACGGCGAGCAGTCCTACAACGACGATTCCGCGCGCAGCTACAGCGTGATGATCCTGACTGCGATGGGTGTGTCGATGGTGGTGCCGGAATTCATTCCCGAGGCCAACTGGAAGATTTATTCGGCATTCACCATCGGTGCGATGGTGGTGCTGTATGCGTTGTTCCTGCGCATGCAGGTCGGGCCGCACAGCTACTTTTTCAGCTACAGCTACCCGGACAAACGCCGCAAGAAAGAGCCGATGGAGCAGGCGCCGAAACCGGTCAGCCTGGCCCTGTCGATCGGGATTCTGGTCGCGGGTGTGGTGGTGATCGGCGCACTGGCCGAGGTGATGTCCAAGACCCTCGATCTGGGCCTGGAAGGTACGGGCGCACCGCCGGTGATTACGGCGATTCTGGTGGCGGCCATTTCGGCGGCGCCGGAGATCCTCACGGCATTGCGCGCGGCGTTGGCCAATCGCATGCAGTCGGTGGTCAACATCGCGATGGGCGCGTCACTGTCGACGGTAATCCTGACCGTGCCGGTGATGGAAGCGATGGCGCTGTATACCGGCCAGCCGTTTCAGATGGCGATGACGCCGGTGCAGACGGTGATGATTTTCATCACCCTGATCGTCAGCGCGATCAACTTGAATGACGGCGAGACCAATGCCATCGAGGGCATGACGCACTTTGTGTTGTTTGCGACGTTCATCATGCTCTCCCTGCTCGGTCTTTAA
- a CDS encoding MerR family transcriptional regulator, translating to MRIGELALASAVSRDTLRFYEQRGLIAAQRSANGYRDYPPEMVQLVLYIKTAQRLGFTLGEIGNSVAALWNAPDPENAVAQLLRDKLQLIETRMSELDALRQELQLRLGQACPLNPEP from the coding sequence ATGCGCATCGGTGAATTAGCCCTGGCCAGCGCCGTCAGCCGCGACACGCTGCGTTTCTACGAGCAGCGCGGATTGATTGCGGCGCAACGCAGCGCCAACGGTTATCGCGACTATCCGCCGGAGATGGTGCAACTGGTGCTCTACATCAAGACTGCGCAGCGCCTGGGTTTTACTCTCGGCGAAATCGGCAACAGCGTTGCCGCGTTGTGGAACGCTCCCGATCCGGAAAATGCCGTGGCGCAATTGCTGCGCGACAAACTGCAACTGATCGAAACCCGCATGAGTGAACTCGACGCCTTGCGTCAGGAGTTGCAACTACGGCTCGGTCAGGCGTGTCCATTGAATCCTGAACCCTGA
- a CDS encoding 8-oxoguanine deaminase, whose amino-acid sequence MPATRTWLKNPLAIFTSNELDARGGLVVQDGVIVEVLAAGQQPSAPCNEVFDAREHVILPGLINTHHHFYQTLTRAWAPVVNQPLFPWLKTLYPVWARLTPEKLALATKVALAELLLSGCTTAADHHYLFPDGLENAIDVQVETVRELGMRAMLTRGSMSLGEKDGGLPPQQTVQEGQVILDDSQRLIHEYHERGDGAQIQIALAPCSPFSVTPEIMSASAELANQLDVRLHTHLAETLDEEDFCLQRFRLRTVDYLDSVGWLGPRTWLAHGIHFNPDEIARLGQAGTGICHCPSSNMRLASGICPSIDLTDAGALFGLGVDGSASNDASNMILEARQALYIQRLRYGAEKITPERVLGWATKGSASLLGRTDIGELAVGKQADLALFKLDELRFSGSHDPISALLLCGADRADRVMIGGKWRVVDGQVEGLDLKGLIADHSQAARQLIAGT is encoded by the coding sequence ATGCCCGCGACCCGTACCTGGTTAAAAAATCCCCTCGCCATTTTCACCTCCAACGAGCTTGATGCCCGTGGCGGTCTTGTCGTGCAAGACGGTGTCATCGTCGAAGTTCTTGCTGCCGGCCAACAGCCGTCGGCGCCATGCAATGAAGTGTTCGACGCCCGCGAGCATGTGATCCTGCCGGGCCTGATCAACACGCATCACCACTTCTACCAAACCCTCACCCGCGCCTGGGCGCCCGTGGTCAATCAGCCGTTGTTCCCCTGGCTGAAAACCCTGTACCCGGTGTGGGCGCGCCTGACACCCGAGAAACTCGCGCTCGCCACCAAAGTCGCTTTGGCCGAACTGCTGCTGTCGGGTTGCACCACCGCTGCCGACCACCACTACCTGTTCCCGGACGGTCTGGAAAACGCCATCGACGTACAAGTCGAAACCGTGCGTGAACTGGGCATGCGCGCCATGCTCACCCGTGGTTCGATGAGCCTCGGCGAGAAGGACGGCGGCCTGCCACCGCAGCAGACCGTGCAGGAAGGTCAGGTGATTCTCGACGACAGTCAGCGCCTGATTCACGAGTACCACGAGCGCGGTGATGGCGCGCAGATCCAGATCGCTTTGGCGCCGTGCTCACCGTTCTCGGTGACGCCGGAAATCATGTCGGCCAGCGCCGAACTGGCGAACCAACTCGACGTGCGTCTGCACACGCACCTGGCCGAAACCCTCGACGAAGAGGACTTCTGCCTGCAGCGTTTCCGCCTGCGCACCGTGGATTATCTGGACAGCGTCGGCTGGCTCGGCCCGCGCACCTGGCTGGCCCACGGCATCCACTTCAACCCGGACGAAATCGCCCGCCTCGGCCAGGCAGGCACCGGCATCTGTCATTGCCCAAGCTCGAACATGCGTCTGGCCTCGGGCATTTGCCCAAGCATCGATTTGACCGACGCCGGTGCGCTGTTCGGCCTGGGCGTGGATGGCTCGGCGTCCAACGATGCGTCGAACATGATCCTTGAAGCGCGTCAGGCGCTGTACATCCAGCGCCTGCGTTATGGCGCCGAGAAGATTACTCCGGAACGTGTTCTGGGTTGGGCGACCAAGGGTTCGGCAAGTTTGTTGGGCCGTACCGACATTGGTGAACTGGCGGTGGGTAAACAGGCTGATCTGGCGTTGTTCAAGCTCGACGAGCTGCGCTTCTCCGGTAGCCATGACCCGATTTCAGCATTGCTGTTGTGCGGTGCAGATCGGGCTGATCGGGTGATGATTGGTGGCAAGTGGCGTGTGGTGGATGGTCAGGTTGAAGGACTGGATCTGAAAGGCCTGATTGCCGATCACAGCCAGGCGGCTCGCCAGTTGATCGCCGGCACCTGA